Proteins encoded by one window of Salmonirosea aquatica:
- a CDS encoding two-component regulator propeller domain-containing protein, giving the protein MKYLFLIVLFFPSVLLAQNVGDRKFIQDVATVYTVEQGLPAGPVDQITWEQGTLTALAKGTLYKFQNEAWIPATGKSPSRNIEKVPVPKGTKVLARVRYKNEWAVGTDEGLYLYEGKKPVKVYPADSRYSWSLRNVAALAVDSQGRLWFGSDEGVGYLDGNQWTLFTGKEGLPYTNFTCAAAGPDGTVWFGTERGAIEAQNDFFRYRASRRWLPDDYVLDIAVQPDGTAWIATRGGISRIEPKEMTLEAKAVYFTNQVETRHNRMGFIAQSELTKQFQIGSSQVAISDNDGMYTAMYGAAQAFRYAATGSAEARELAIRSFRACKWLVDITHEPGFPARVIIPADWHEPVNEQYGRAYNKKRQETDPQWKDIYPRFPKSKDGKYLYKIDTSSDELAGHFFFYGIYYDLVAKTEEEKQEVRQVVGDITDHLIRHGYKLTDHDGKVTRWGDFSPEYFSSVYGYDQRGLNSMMMLSFLNVARHVTGDVKYDVEAKKLRDTYKYHIFALHPKEYFPAENVVPWDNNLCLMSLYGLLKYETDPALLLMYRQSLENAWLHISKQKNAFWDTIYEALANYFTRLVDQKTFARTDLFPENHLYAPSVVKNHYRAANNPAYILENLQKIPLDLIGYTIHNTHRLDVVLDGTPGQSEEMGWRTDGLALPVDERAHVRQDRDGFALNASEGDGYSEHEGTFFLLPYYMALYHRLLD; this is encoded by the coding sequence ATGAAGTACCTTTTCCTGATTGTCCTCTTTTTTCCATCCGTGTTATTGGCCCAAAATGTGGGTGACCGAAAATTTATCCAGGACGTAGCTACCGTCTACACGGTGGAACAGGGACTACCCGCCGGTCCGGTGGACCAGATCACCTGGGAACAAGGTACCCTCACCGCGCTGGCTAAAGGTACTTTGTACAAATTTCAGAACGAAGCATGGATTCCTGCAACCGGGAAATCCCCCAGCCGAAATATTGAAAAGGTACCAGTCCCGAAAGGTACCAAAGTACTTGCCCGGGTTCGCTACAAAAATGAGTGGGCAGTGGGCACGGATGAGGGGCTGTACCTGTATGAGGGAAAAAAGCCGGTAAAGGTATACCCTGCCGACAGCCGGTATAGCTGGTCGCTGCGGAATGTAGCGGCGCTTGCCGTCGACTCGCAGGGTCGGCTATGGTTTGGGTCCGATGAAGGCGTAGGGTACCTGGACGGCAATCAGTGGACACTGTTTACAGGGAAGGAAGGCCTGCCCTACACGAATTTTACCTGCGCCGCCGCCGGACCGGATGGCACCGTCTGGTTCGGGACGGAGCGCGGAGCCATCGAGGCACAAAATGATTTTTTTCGGTACCGGGCAAGTCGGCGGTGGCTCCCCGATGACTACGTACTGGACATTGCCGTGCAACCCGACGGCACGGCCTGGATCGCAACCCGCGGAGGCATCAGCCGGATTGAACCCAAAGAAATGACGCTGGAGGCCAAAGCTGTCTACTTTACCAACCAAGTGGAAACCCGCCACAACCGCATGGGATTTATCGCCCAGAGCGAATTGACGAAGCAATTCCAGATCGGTAGTTCGCAGGTGGCCATTTCGGACAATGACGGCATGTATACCGCCATGTACGGGGCGGCGCAGGCCTTTCGTTACGCGGCCACTGGCAGCGCCGAAGCCCGGGAGCTGGCCATCCGTAGTTTCCGGGCCTGCAAATGGCTGGTGGACATCACCCATGAGCCCGGCTTTCCGGCCCGGGTCATTATCCCTGCCGACTGGCACGAACCTGTCAACGAGCAGTACGGGCGAGCGTATAACAAGAAGCGTCAGGAGACCGACCCGCAGTGGAAAGATATTTATCCGCGTTTCCCGAAAAGTAAGGATGGCAAGTACCTCTACAAAATCGACACCAGCTCGGATGAGCTGGCCGGACATTTCTTCTTTTACGGCATCTACTATGACCTGGTCGCCAAAACCGAGGAGGAGAAGCAGGAGGTCCGGCAGGTAGTGGGCGACATCACCGATCACCTTATACGACACGGCTATAAACTAACCGACCACGACGGGAAGGTAACCCGCTGGGGGGATTTTTCGCCGGAGTACTTCAGCTCGGTGTACGGCTACGATCAACGCGGCCTGAATTCCATGATGATGCTTTCGTTTTTGAACGTAGCCCGGCATGTCACGGGTGACGTAAAGTATGACGTCGAGGCCAAGAAACTGCGTGATACATACAAGTACCATATTTTCGCGCTCCATCCCAAGGAGTACTTTCCGGCCGAGAACGTGGTACCCTGGGACAACAATCTGTGCCTAATGAGCCTGTACGGCCTGTTAAAATACGAAACCGATCCCGCGCTCCTGCTCATGTACCGGCAGTCGCTGGAAAATGCCTGGCTGCACATCAGCAAACAGAAAAATGCGTTTTGGGATACGATCTACGAAGCCCTGGCCAATTATTTCACCCGGCTGGTGGATCAAAAAACCTTTGCCCGAACCGACCTATTTCCCGAAAACCACCTGTACGCTCCCTCCGTGGTCAAGAACCATTACCGGGCCGCCAATAACCCGGCCTATATTCTGGAAAATCTGCAAAAAATACCGCTGGACCTGATTGGGTACACCATCCACAATACCCACCGGCTGGATGTGGTGCTGGACGGTACCCCCGGCCAAAGCGAGGAGATGGGCTGGCGTACCGACGGCCTGGCCCTGCCCGTGGATGAACGCGCGCACGTGCGGCAGGATCGGGATGGCTTTGCCCTCAACGCCTCGGAAGGGGACGGCTATTCCGAACACGAGGGAACGTTCTTTCTCCTACCCTACTACATGGCGTTGTATCATAGGTTGCTGGATTAG
- a CDS encoding class I SAM-dependent methyltransferase yields the protein MTNKDAVELIRNGIQKTEVPQRWADLGCGSGTFTEALATVLPYGSQILAVDRSRQSLKKTMGNAVSVEFLRADFEKTDLNYTNLDGILLANSLHYVQDKEGLIRRLEKYLSPDKRFLVVEYDTLNANSWVPYPIDYIRLKELFMELNYQAVVKLSERKSLFGQGNLYAAAID from the coding sequence ATGACCAACAAAGACGCAGTCGAACTGATCCGAAACGGAATCCAGAAAACAGAAGTACCCCAACGCTGGGCCGATCTGGGATGCGGGAGCGGAACATTTACCGAAGCGTTGGCCACTGTCTTGCCGTACGGGAGTCAAATTCTGGCGGTGGACCGAAGCCGGCAGTCCCTGAAAAAGACGATGGGCAACGCCGTTTCCGTAGAATTTCTACGGGCGGATTTTGAAAAAACCGACTTGAACTACACCAATCTTGACGGAATCCTGTTGGCCAACTCCCTGCATTATGTCCAGGACAAAGAGGGGCTAATCCGTCGGCTGGAAAAGTACCTATCGCCCGATAAACGATTTCTGGTTGTTGAATACGACACGCTCAATGCCAACTCGTGGGTACCCTACCCCATCGATTACATTCGTCTGAAAGAGCTGTTTATGGAGTTAAACTATCAGGCAGTAGTCAAATTGTCGGAGCGGAAATCCTTATTCGGTCAGGGTAACCTGTACGCGGCGGCCATCGATTGA